One genomic window of Hymenobacter sp. J193 includes the following:
- a CDS encoding MOSC domain-containing protein yields the protein MAAPLLLSDLYIYPVKSLGGIRVTEAEVTSRGLRHDRRWLIVDHRNQFMTQRQHADMALLQVSPAYNGFLLSHRQRPELLPLYVPFEATPERTLFVTIWDDMVFAWRGSREADEWLSTALGRECRLVYMSDMVVRSVEPELNPADAVVSFADGYPFLLAGTEALAELNSRLPEPVPMNRFRPNLVFEGGTAWEEDSWHEFRVGELPFRAVRACGRCVMTTIDQQTAKKGAEPLRTLASYRTQGSKVMFGQNVTGPGHGTLRVGDTVQVLSWK from the coding sequence ATGGCTGCACCTCTCCTCCTCTCCGATCTGTATATCTACCCTGTGAAGTCCCTGGGCGGCATCCGTGTGACGGAGGCGGAGGTGACGTCCCGGGGCCTGCGCCACGACCGGCGCTGGCTGATTGTGGACCACCGCAACCAGTTCATGACCCAGCGTCAGCACGCGGATATGGCCTTGCTGCAGGTTTCGCCGGCTTACAATGGCTTCCTGCTTTCCCACCGCCAACGCCCCGAGCTGCTGCCGCTGTACGTGCCCTTCGAGGCTACGCCCGAGCGCACTTTGTTCGTAACCATCTGGGACGATATGGTATTTGCCTGGCGCGGCTCCCGCGAGGCCGACGAGTGGCTGAGCACGGCCCTGGGCCGGGAGTGCCGCCTGGTGTATATGTCGGATATGGTGGTGCGCTCCGTGGAGCCCGAGCTCAACCCCGCCGATGCCGTGGTAAGCTTCGCTGATGGCTACCCCTTCCTGCTGGCTGGCACCGAAGCGCTGGCCGAGCTGAACTCCCGGCTGCCGGAGCCCGTGCCCATGAACCGCTTCCGGCCCAACCTCGTGTTCGAGGGCGGCACGGCCTGGGAAGAAGACTCCTGGCACGAGTTCCGGGTAGGCGAGTTGCCCTTCCGGGCCGTGCGGGCCTGCGGCCGCTGCGTGATGACGACCATCGACCAGCAAACCGCTAAGAAAGGCGCTGAGCCCCTGCGCACCCTTGCCTCTTACCGCACCCAGGGCAGCAAAGTCATGTTTGGGCAGAACGTTACCGGTCCTGGCCACGGCACCCTACGCGTGGGCGACACAGTACAGGTACTGAGCTGGAAATAG
- a CDS encoding DUF547 domain-containing protein — MLLLTPAFRVASRLLGIVVLCWLLTLATAAARPAPSHAAWTALLSRHVLADGRVDYRGFRADEDALAEYLEQLDETAPDPAAWSPNDIKAYWINAYNANVVSLVLQYYPLSSLTDTRIKSKATGSFSPWEAPVVYAGGQTYSLNQVEKQFLQAAFRDARVHFALVQAAVSSPPLLNEAYEGARLEQQLEAQTRRFLNDPTYNQLTKPQPQLSSLFDWYGADFGTSQPALLAFVNRYAHAPLAAGTTFSFLPFDWHLNDRLPLSDSQALKKP, encoded by the coding sequence GTGTTGCTTCTGACCCCGGCTTTTCGCGTTGCGAGCAGGCTGCTCGGCATTGTGGTGCTGTGCTGGCTGCTTACGCTGGCTACGGCTGCGGCCAGGCCAGCGCCTTCCCATGCCGCCTGGACGGCGCTGCTTTCCCGCCACGTGCTGGCCGATGGCCGCGTGGACTACCGGGGCTTTCGGGCCGATGAGGACGCCCTGGCCGAGTACCTGGAACAGCTGGATGAAACGGCTCCCGACCCGGCCGCCTGGTCGCCCAACGACATCAAAGCCTACTGGATAAATGCTTACAACGCCAACGTGGTGAGCCTGGTGCTGCAGTACTACCCGCTGAGCAGCCTCACCGATACGCGCATCAAGTCCAAGGCCACGGGTAGCTTTTCGCCCTGGGAAGCCCCAGTTGTGTACGCGGGCGGGCAGACGTATTCCCTGAATCAGGTGGAAAAGCAGTTTCTGCAGGCCGCTTTCCGCGACGCGCGGGTGCACTTTGCCCTGGTGCAGGCCGCCGTATCCTCGCCCCCGCTGCTGAACGAGGCCTATGAGGGTGCCCGCCTGGAGCAGCAGCTGGAAGCCCAGACGCGCCGCTTCCTCAACGACCCCACTTACAACCAGCTTACCAAGCCACAGCCGCAACTTTCGAGTTTGTTTGACTGGTATGGGGCCGATTTTGGCACCAGTCAGCCGGCCCTGCTGGCATTTGTGAACCGCTACGCCCATGCGCCGCTGGCCGCCGGCACCACGTTCAGCTTCCTGCCCTTCGACTGGCACCTCAATGACCGGCTCCCCCTCAGCGACTCGCAGGCCCTGAAGAAGCCCTAA
- a CDS encoding DUF2461 domain-containing protein, giving the protein MNNALVLEFLRQLRANNHKAWMDEHRADYQRARVAYTQLIAELLRGAATFEPGLAPLAPSDVMYRINKNDRFQQSDEPYKRHMGAGIKRGGRHSPWAGYFIALEPGGETYIGAGRWMPEPAQLTRVRQEIHYNPTEFHALRQAPELLHHFPKGLDQSQALKTAPKGYDREDPDIEWLRLKSFFVWQAVPDTDVLRPDFPARVLAAWQAAQPFVRFLNEAMMED; this is encoded by the coding sequence ATGAACAATGCCCTTGTCCTGGAGTTTTTGCGCCAGCTGCGCGCCAACAACCACAAAGCCTGGATGGATGAGCACCGCGCCGACTACCAGCGCGCGCGCGTCGCCTACACCCAGCTGATAGCCGAGCTGTTGCGCGGCGCCGCCACCTTCGAGCCCGGCCTGGCCCCGCTCGCGCCCTCGGACGTGATGTACCGCATCAACAAAAACGACCGGTTTCAGCAGAGCGACGAGCCCTACAAGCGCCACATGGGCGCGGGCATCAAGCGCGGCGGCCGCCACAGCCCATGGGCAGGCTACTTTATTGCGCTGGAGCCCGGCGGCGAAACCTACATAGGCGCCGGGCGCTGGATGCCTGAGCCGGCCCAACTGACCCGCGTCCGGCAGGAAATTCACTACAACCCCACCGAATTCCACGCCCTGCGCCAGGCCCCGGAACTGCTGCACCACTTCCCCAAGGGCCTCGACCAGTCCCAGGCCCTAAAAACTGCTCCTAAGGGCTACGACCGCGAAGACCCCGACATCGAGTGGCTGCGGCTGAAAAGCTTCTTTGTGTGGCAGGCCGTACCCGACACCGACGTGTTGCGGCCCGACTTTCCGGCCCGCGTACTGGCCGCTTGGCAAGCGGCCCAGCCCTTCGTCCGCTTCCTCAACGAGGCCATGATGGAAGATTGA
- a CDS encoding deoxynucleoside kinase, whose amino-acid sequence MHIAIVGNIGAGKTTLANKLAHHFNWEVFLEDVDHNPYLKDFYDDMPRWAFHLQVYFLNSRFRQTQRIKQLQQASKGVIQDRTIYEDAHIFAANLHESGLMTERDHQNYLNLFDSMISMVNPPDLLLYLKADLPKLISQIEKRNRDYENNIKIEYLKNLNEHYERWISSYKYGKLLIVDVNHLDYVNNPEDLGIIVDKINSTLFGLF is encoded by the coding sequence ATGCATATTGCCATCGTCGGTAACATAGGTGCCGGCAAAACCACCTTGGCCAATAAGTTGGCCCACCACTTCAACTGGGAAGTGTTTCTGGAAGACGTCGACCACAATCCGTACCTGAAGGATTTCTACGACGACATGCCGCGCTGGGCCTTTCACCTGCAGGTGTACTTTCTCAACAGCCGCTTCCGCCAGACGCAGCGCATCAAGCAGCTGCAGCAGGCCAGCAAGGGCGTGATTCAGGACCGCACGATTTACGAGGACGCGCACATCTTCGCGGCCAACCTGCATGAGTCGGGTTTGATGACGGAGCGGGACCACCAGAACTATCTGAACCTGTTTGACTCGATGATCAGCATGGTGAATCCGCCGGATCTGCTGCTGTACCTGAAAGCCGACCTGCCCAAGCTGATTTCGCAGATCGAAAAGCGTAACCGCGACTACGAGAACAACATCAAAATCGAGTACCTCAAAAACCTGAACGAGCACTACGAGCGGTGGATCAGCAGCTATAAGTATGGCAAGCTGCTGATCGTAGACGTGAACCACCTCGACTACGTGAACAACCCCGAAGACCTGGGCATCATCGTCGATAAGATCAATAGCACCCTGTTCGGGCTTTTTTAA
- a CDS encoding GNAT family N-acetyltransferase, with protein sequence MTTSAAAAISIQPATLADIPTIIGLAEATWEPTYRFIISREQLEYMYRVIYTPASLHRQINEDGHTFLLLRTDGHAAGFASFSRLLPADEAIFKLHKLYLLPSHQGQGLGQQLIGAVEQAARQAGGRALELNVNRHNPALAFYERQGFLRHHEEDIPIGPYWMNDYVMRKELR encoded by the coding sequence ATGACGACTTCTGCCGCCGCTGCCATCAGCATTCAGCCCGCCACCCTGGCCGACATTCCGACCATTATCGGCCTGGCCGAAGCTACCTGGGAGCCTACCTACCGCTTCATTATCTCGCGGGAGCAGCTGGAGTATATGTACCGCGTCATCTACACGCCGGCCTCTTTGCACCGGCAGATAAACGAGGATGGCCACACGTTTCTGCTACTGCGTACCGACGGACACGCGGCCGGCTTCGCGTCGTTTTCCCGCCTGCTGCCTGCTGACGAGGCCATATTTAAGCTGCATAAGCTGTATCTGCTGCCTTCTCACCAGGGCCAGGGGCTGGGCCAGCAGCTGATTGGCGCCGTGGAGCAGGCCGCCCGCCAGGCCGGGGGCCGGGCGTTGGAGCTGAACGTGAACCGCCACAACCCCGCGCTGGCCTTCTACGAGCGGCAGGGCTTTCTGCGCCACCACGAGGAGGACATTCCCATTGGCCCCTACTGGATGAACGACTACGTGATGCGCAAAGAGCTGCGCTAG
- a CDS encoding CDGSH iron-sulfur domain-containing protein → MATKITVLSNGSLRVEGPDFELVDAQGNAYGLAGRERISICRCGLSKNKPFCDGSHKGHFEHNAEAFDLPAPKV, encoded by the coding sequence ATGGCTACCAAAATCACCGTCCTCAGCAATGGCTCCCTCCGCGTAGAGGGCCCCGACTTCGAACTCGTAGATGCCCAGGGCAACGCCTACGGCCTGGCGGGCCGGGAGCGAATCAGCATCTGCCGCTGCGGCCTCTCCAAAAACAAGCCTTTCTGCGACGGGTCGCACAAAGGCCATTTCGAGCACAACGCCGAAGCCTTCGACCTGCCCGCACCCAAGGTGTAG
- a CDS encoding acyl-CoA-binding protein, producing MATPEDFEAAAARSKELPAKPDNTTLLKLYSLYKQGSEGDVSGNRPGGFDFKAIAKYDAWASQRGKSQEEARQEYIDFVNSLF from the coding sequence ATGGCCACTCCCGAAGACTTTGAAGCCGCTGCCGCCCGCAGCAAAGAGCTACCCGCCAAGCCCGACAATACCACCCTGCTTAAACTCTACAGCCTCTACAAGCAAGGCAGCGAAGGCGACGTTTCCGGCAACCGGCCCGGTGGCTTCGATTTCAAAGCCATAGCCAAGTACGATGCCTGGGCAAGCCAGCGCGGCAAATCCCAGGAAGAAGCACGCCAGGAGTACATCGACTTCGTGAACTCCCTGTTTTAA
- a CDS encoding CinA family protein yields MKSSSVDNLVKQFLQHKLTLALAESCTCGWVAAQLAPAQGISEVLLGSVVTYHGEAKQRLLGVKKKTLDTYSAESQQTTNEMAQGLQQQLPTADVCVAITGLFGPGASETPDKPSGTVFVTMLVEGRAQEYRELLPGPTDKLRDQAAEFIYTKLGELLSRRQESPVGEVHGS; encoded by the coding sequence ATGAAATCCTCCTCGGTTGATAATCTGGTAAAGCAGTTTCTTCAGCACAAGCTCACGCTGGCCCTTGCCGAAAGCTGCACCTGTGGCTGGGTTGCGGCCCAGCTGGCCCCGGCCCAGGGCATCAGTGAGGTACTGCTGGGCTCCGTAGTCACGTACCACGGCGAAGCCAAGCAACGCCTGCTGGGCGTGAAAAAGAAAACCCTCGATACCTACTCGGCCGAAAGTCAGCAGACAACCAACGAAATGGCGCAGGGCCTGCAGCAGCAACTGCCTACGGCCGATGTGTGCGTGGCCATAACGGGCCTGTTCGGACCCGGCGCCTCCGAAACCCCCGACAAGCCCTCGGGCACCGTATTTGTGACGATGCTGGTAGAAGGCCGGGCTCAGGAATACCGCGAGCTGCTACCCGGCCCCACCGACAAGCTCCGCGACCAGGCAGCCGAGTTTATTTACACCAAGCTCGGTGAGCTGCTCAGCCGGCGCCAGGAGTCTCCGGTAGGCGAAGTACACGGCAGCTAA